A stretch of DNA from Spiroplasma endosymbiont of Nebria brevicollis:
TGTTTTGGCATATTATTCACCTTTTATCCTTATGTATATTATAACATTTACTATTATTCTTATATATAATTATTTGTAGTTTAAAGAAAGGAATTAATATTATGACTTTAATTAATAATGAATATGATTATGATAGTTTAGATATTAAATATACAAATTTAAAAATAAAAGAATATGAACAAGATTTATTAAATTATGATTATAATTATTTTAAAACTTATGATAAAAATAAATATAAATTAATACAAAGAAGAGTAAAATTAATTATTAATCCTTTTGGAAAATCTTATCTTCCATTAAGAATATATAAAAATTTAGAAACTAATGAAAATATATGTCCAGTAAAAAATTTTATTAAAATTCTAAAATATAAAAATTGTACTAATCGTTTATTAAATTTTATATTAAAACAAATACATAAAGGTAAAAGACAATGTGATATTAAAGATATGTTACCCGATTGTCCTATTTCAAATCAAACTATTAGTAATATAATAAAAAATAGTAAATTTACTATTCAACCTTTAAAAGAAAAAATTAAAGTATTAGATAATCAAAAACTTCATATTGATATTGATGATTGTTATGAATTTTTAAGAAATGATTATGGAATAATAGAAAAACATTGTATTAGAATTTTTAATTTTTATACTCATAAAATTAATATTGGTAAAAATAGAAATCAATTATTAAATAAAACTACTGCTTTTTTATTATATAAAACTGGTAATAGTAATAATATAACACAAGATAAAGTATATAATTTTGTTTTTGAAACTATTAATAATAATTATGATATTAAAATAAATAGTTTAAAAGATTTAGAATCTCAAAATCTTAATTTAATAATTGCAGGTGATGGTGCATTATCAATAAGAGCAATGGCTAAATTATTAGGTGGTTATTATATATTAGATAAATTTCATGCTTTTAGTTATCTTTGAAAATCATTTGTTGGTAAAAGGGGAAAGAAAAAAGAATCTACTGATTGAACTAAGTATATAGATTCATCTGCTTCTTTTAAAAACGGTAATTATAATCAATTTATTAATATTTTAGAAAATAATGTTGATGAAAAAACATTTAATTATTTTAAAAATAATACTCAAGGTATTATTAATCAAGGAGCAGATTGAAATATTGGTTGTTATGCTGAAAGTACTGTTTTTCATTTAGTAAAGTCATTAAAAGGAAATGGTGCAAAATCATATAATTCTAAAACATTTATTAATATGTTAAATGCAAGAGTAGCATATTTTAATAAACAAAATATTAGTTTTTAGTTAATATAAAATTAAATAAATCTTTACCTAAATAGTTAGGAATTTTTAGATTAAAATAGTAAAATTAAAGTGATATTATTGTTTACAAGAATGATAATATATGATATAATTATATCAACAATTAAAGATATATTTCTCTCATTGAAAATATATCTATACGTATATTTTATTCGCCCGATTTAGACAACGAAAATTAAAATCAAAAAAAGGTTTATTAACTTATAAACGACGTATTTGTTTATATTATAACCCAAAAACACAAAAAAATGAATATATTTCATTATTAGGGACGAATTAATCTAACGTATAGATTTTCTAACTTCAAACAATAAAACTAGCAAATGTGAATCGTATGACTATTTGTCGCATATTTAAAAAATATGTAATTGTCATACAAAATATTAGTAAAATTAAACTAGAACCAAACCAACCTATTTATATTAGTATTGATGATGGTCATCGAAAATTTTGAGAATATAAGCGGAAAATTAATCAATATTCCATGCGATTACTAGTATTTTATACAGATAATATTAATCATACATTAGTTAATAAGAGAGCAAGTGTCATCATAAGGCCAAATAAAACTGTGCTTGGTGCTAAAAAAACTGCTGACTTTATTTTAGAACAAGGAAAACATTTTTTTGAAAATTTTGACCAAGCACAAGTAATTATTTGTGGTGATAGTGCTGGTTGAATTAAAAAAACTGCTGAACATCTTAATGCTAAATTTATTTTAGATAAATTTCATTTAATTAAAGTATTATATCTTGGCATTATTGTTGGTAATAAAGGCAAGTATTATCAAGAATATAATACTTGTAGAAATTACATTGAAAATGGTGAATATGATGAATTACTTGATTATCTTAAAACTTTAAAACATAAAAAACTAAAGAAAAAATACTTTCTTAATAATAAAGAAGGCATTACTAATCAATCTTGTAAAGAAAATATTGGTTGTTTTGCTGAAAGTAATGTTTGACATATTTTAAAATCAATGCTTGGTAATCGCACTTATAATATTGAAACATATAAGCAAATGATTATCTTTAAATGTCAAGAAATTAATTTAAAACCATAATCTAATTTTTAAATTAAATCTTGAAAACTTATTAAATGTCTGTTTAGTAAGTATTTTTTTGTGTCTTTGAATATACTAAACTATTGAAAATAATTAGAATATGTATTTTAGTTGTAATTATTTATAATTAAGAGTATTATTAAATTACAATTGCATAAAAATTCTTAATTATTTCTCGTCTCAAATGATAATCAGACAATATTGAATAACTAATTCCGGATTTTTGTTACACTCCCGTTAAATATGGATAACGTTTGTTGGGAACTACTGCTAAGTTTTCAATTAAACTAGAGAACTCTTCAATGATAGCACCAATAATTAAAATCATATAATCTTATCTCCTTAGTTTATTTTATCTGATAATTATATTCTTATTTCTATTAATAGCATTATTATTGTTATTATCAGAGCTAATATTTAGTTTAATGCTTCCGTCAAAGTTTCTTGTTGCAATATTTCTATCTGGGGGTTTTACTAGGTTTGAAGATCCATTGTTTTCATTTACATTTGGTATTTGTTTTATAAATGTTTCTATAATTTTTTTTCTTATTTCTTGTAACTGTGAGAAAAATTCATCTTTAGGATTAATAACATCTTTAATATCTCAAAATTTTTGTTCATGTAAAATATTAATTAATTTATCTTTATTTTTATCAACAAAATTAAAATTTTTACTATTAACAAATGATGGATAATCAAAATTATCAAAAGTAAAATAATTATTAATAGATTGTATGTATAATCTTCTTTGACTAAAGGTATGTTTTCACTTGTCATCTTCAATTATCTGATAAGTATTTGTATTATCACTAATAATGTATTGACTAAAATTAGCATTAATATCTATACTTTCATTATTAGGGACAATATTTAGAATTTTATATTCTACTTGAGACTCAGTATAGTGTCTAATTTTATCATCATATTTAAAAACTAATATTTTGTTATTATCTTTATTAATCAATCAAGGAATATAAACAATACCTTTACTAATAAATCGTATTTTACCAATGTTATTGGATTCTAAATCAATTATTTTTTGATTTTCTAACATAGTCTTTACCCCTCTTTAAAATATTTATAAAAAGAACAAATAAAATTGTTCTTTTTTGTTTTATTTAAATTTATCTAACATACCTAACGTACTAATAGCACGCACGTAAATTAACATTGACTTTCATAATTCATCAACTTTAACACTTTCATTATACTGGTGTTCAGTTGAAACAAGATGATCAAAGATGGCACCAAAGGCAACACAGTTGTCCATGGCACGAGCATATGTCCCACCACCAATGGCAATGGGAACAGCTTTTTTATCACCTGTTACTTCATGGTAAATCTTCATTAGTTCCACTACGATAGTTGAATCTTGCGGCATATATAATGGTTTATCATAGTGTCGCTCTTTAATAGTTAAATCATACGGTTTTAAAATCATGTCTAAACGTTTAATAACAACTGATAAATCAGTTTTAACTGGGATACGAATGTTACATCCTAGAATTGAACTTTTTTTATCAATGTTAACAATTCCGACATTAATAGTGAAACTACCTGATTCATCATCTAAGTCACCGAAGTACTTTGTTAAAGCAGTATCTTCATGTAAAATTTCACCAACGAATTGAACTAAATTATGTTTAATATTTAACTCATTACATAATAGCAAACTTTGTAATCCTGCATTAATACCTTCACTAGGACGTGAGCCATGAGCAGGTGTTCCATGAATAATAACCTGTTTATCCTTATTTTCAATACGATATTTTTTATTTTTTCCTAATTTAACAAAGTTATCAATATCAACACCTGAAATAGTACTTGTTGAACACGTAACATTGTAAGCAACACCAGCATTAATGTTAAGCGTATTATGTCCTGCTCCAATAATATCCAAATC
This window harbors:
- a CDS encoding Mbov_0401 family ICE element transposase-like protein; amino-acid sequence: MTLINNEYDYDSLDIKYTNLKIKEYEQDLLNYDYNYFKTYDKNKYKLIQRRVKLIINPFGKSYLPLRIYKNLETNENICPVKNFIKILKYKNCTNRLLNFILKQIHKGKRQCDIKDMLPDCPISNQTISNIIKNSKFTIQPLKEKIKVLDNQKLHIDIDDCYEFLRNDYGIIEKHCIRIFNFYTHKINIGKNRNQLLNKTTAFLLYKTGNSNNITQDKVYNFVFETINNNYDIKINSLKDLESQNLNLIIAGDGALSIRAMAKLLGGYYILDKFHAFSYLWKSFVGKRGKKKESTDWTKYIDSSASFKNGNYNQFINILENNVDEKTFNYFKNNTQGIINQGADWNIGCYAESTVFHLVKSLKGNGAKSYNSKTFINMLNARVAYFNKQNISF
- a CDS encoding Mbov_0401 family ICE element transposase-like protein, whose protein sequence is MNRMTICRIFKKYVIVIQNISKIKLEPNQPIYISIDDGHRKFWEYKRKINQYSMRLLVFYTDNINHTLVNKRASVIIRPNKTVLGAKKTADFILEQGKHFFENFDQAQVIICGDSAGWIKKTAEHLNAKFILDKFHLIKVLYLGIIVGNKGKYYQEYNTCRNYIENGEYDELLDYLKTLKHKKLKKKYFLNNKEGITNQSCKENIGCFAESNVWHILKSMLGNRTYNIETYKQMIIFKCQEINLKP
- a CDS encoding Sapep family Mn(2+)-dependent dipeptidase; this translates as MEFNEKLLKDTYFSQAMVKIRDIVKIKSFAQTPTKDAPYGIGVAEVLTFAMELGESLGFTTVRDPKGKYGYLEFGEGEEIFAILGHLDVVPPGNLDEWKIPPFNPEIIDDILYGRGVLDDKGPTIIILYCLKYLKDHGYVPKRRIRVIFGLTEETTWDSINTYMKQEGSPTFGFTPDGMFPLVYAEKGIIDLDIIGAGHNTLNINAGVAYNVTCSTSTISGVDIDNFVKLGKNKKYRIENKDKQVIIHGTPAHGSRPSEGINAGLQSLLLCNELNIKHNLVQFVGEILHEDTALTKYFGDLDDESGSFTINVGIVNIDKKSSILGCNIRIPVKTDLSVVIKRLDMILKPYDLTIKERHYDKPLYMPQDSTIVVELMKIYHEVTGDKKAVPIAIGGGTYARAMDNCVAFGAIFDHLVSTEHQYNESVKVDELWKSMLIYVRAISTLGMLDKFK